A region from the Arcanobacterium buesumense genome encodes:
- a CDS encoding alpha/beta hydrolase, giving the protein MRGTIVAFHGVTDNAASLSDLADHWAPDWRVILVDSLGHGTSPRFSDSQLLDPFSALVKTAIESVQTAAAQSPQGKVVIYGHSLGGAIATHVSLQIPSLVTALILEDPALLTPQQYETYRAGGPLLAQRLELMSNDVGEAMIELMKTSTSWPVSEYGGWSQGKTQVDRKFVRTGIVGSQGRTILQHVSVPTLLVTGEGSDVLFGGQGLKEINSYGNPYLKTALISGTSHTVRRDNSTAFYALVDDFLLSLDDNSSPHPYLAPELQRCLSSAPSQTTWDVEQLRQAGEQLLTRADGGVGSKIRATIMKTDRGLPLRILHRTDQQPDQILIALHGGGYVAGKAEYDDERNYELLELLPTTVICAPEYRLAPEHPYPAAVQDCIDAINYMEDQYPNVPIFVLGDSAGAGVGLQALQTLVSTRSNTTISGFICLEPCLDPRVSSRSYQIYREGPVWTAAAAQAAWEHYLAGVDPAQVHVSVRNSAASLPPTMIIANPVDPLRDEAITLATDLIDGGGIAELHILPGTFHGALSIPQTRTWRDVKTLITSFLSKNHAEHK; this is encoded by the coding sequence GTGCGCGGTACCATTGTCGCTTTTCACGGAGTGACGGATAATGCGGCCTCACTGAGTGACCTCGCAGACCATTGGGCGCCTGACTGGCGGGTAATCCTCGTCGATTCTCTCGGGCATGGAACTAGCCCTCGATTTTCTGATAGCCAACTGCTAGATCCGTTTTCTGCTCTCGTGAAAACGGCGATCGAAAGTGTCCAAACTGCCGCTGCTCAGTCACCACAAGGGAAAGTTGTTATCTACGGGCACTCCCTTGGTGGCGCGATTGCTACGCATGTTTCTTTACAGATACCTTCACTTGTTACAGCGCTTATCCTCGAAGATCCGGCGCTGCTTACTCCACAGCAGTATGAAACGTATCGAGCCGGAGGTCCGCTCCTGGCTCAACGCCTAGAACTCATGAGTAACGACGTCGGTGAAGCCATGATCGAGCTTATGAAAACATCTACTAGCTGGCCGGTGTCTGAATATGGCGGATGGTCACAAGGAAAGACGCAAGTGGATCGAAAGTTTGTCAGAACTGGAATTGTCGGCTCCCAGGGTCGAACAATTCTCCAGCACGTTAGCGTCCCTACTCTCTTAGTGACCGGCGAAGGCAGTGATGTTCTCTTTGGCGGGCAGGGCTTGAAAGAAATTAACAGTTATGGCAACCCATATCTGAAAACCGCACTGATTTCGGGCACTTCCCATACGGTTCGTAGAGATAACTCCACTGCGTTTTATGCTCTTGTTGATGATTTCTTGTTATCTCTCGACGATAATTCTTCCCCACATCCTTATCTTGCGCCTGAGTTGCAGCGTTGTTTAAGTAGTGCTCCGTCCCAAACTACGTGGGATGTTGAACAATTACGCCAGGCCGGAGAACAGTTGCTAACGAGAGCTGATGGCGGTGTAGGCAGTAAAATTCGTGCCACCATAATGAAGACCGACCGCGGTTTACCGTTGCGGATATTGCACCGCACTGATCAACAACCAGATCAGATACTCATTGCGCTTCATGGTGGTGGTTATGTGGCTGGTAAGGCCGAATATGATGATGAACGCAACTATGAATTACTAGAGCTGCTCCCAACTACTGTGATCTGTGCACCTGAATATCGCCTGGCGCCCGAACACCCGTATCCAGCCGCAGTTCAAGACTGCATTGATGCCATCAATTATATGGAAGATCAATACCCAAACGTTCCTATCTTTGTGTTGGGGGATTCAGCCGGCGCTGGAGTTGGACTACAAGCTTTACAAACCCTAGTGTCCACACGATCGAATACGACTATTTCCGGTTTTATTTGTTTAGAACCGTGCCTTGATCCACGAGTTTCCTCCCGCTCTTACCAGATTTATCGCGAGGGTCCAGTATGGACGGCGGCAGCTGCCCAGGCAGCTTGGGAGCACTATCTCGCTGGCGTGGATCCTGCACAAGTGCATGTTTCAGTGCGAAATAGTGCAGCCTCGCTGCCGCCGACTATGATTATTGCGAACCCCGTGGATCCCTTGCGAGACGAAGCGATTACTTTGGCAACAGATCTGATCGATGGCGGTGGAATTGCCGAACTGCATATACTTCCAGGAACTTTTCACGGTGCGCTTTCGATTCCTCAAACCCGCACGTGGCGCGATGTTAAAACGCTCATCACCAGTTTCCTTAGCAAAAACCACGCAGAGCATAAGTAA
- a CDS encoding DDE-type integrase/transposase/recombinase codes for MLYLCAIKDLYSRRTVECATSSRMKSRLAVDGLKDAMRKRGNPRGVIVHCDRG; via the coding sequence ATGCTCTATCTGTGTGCGATAAAAGACTTGTACTCGAGAAGAACCGTTGAGTGTGCTACTAGTTCGCGAATGAAGTCACGCCTGGCAGTAGACGGGCTCAAAGATGCGATGAGGAAACGAGGCAATCCTCGTGGTGTTATCGTTCACTGCGATCGCGGCTAG
- a CDS encoding type II toxin-antitoxin system death-on-curing family toxin, which produces MKVISRAQVEHVHTYLINRFGGINGLRDESLLESALATPFQTFDHYPLYPDPIRRAAKLAHSLISNHPFIDGNKRTGVTIMGIYLKLEGFELTATNEELIELGLKIATHAELSYVNDWLGSHTARIH; this is translated from the coding sequence ATGAAAGTCATAAGTCGCGCTCAAGTAGAACATGTACATACTTATTTAATCAACCGTTTTGGCGGAATAAACGGTCTAAGAGATGAAAGCTTACTAGAGTCTGCACTCGCAACCCCATTTCAGACCTTCGACCATTATCCCCTCTATCCCGATCCAATCCGCAGAGCTGCTAAACTCGCACATTCACTCATTAGCAACCACCCATTTATTGATGGGAACAAGCGAACCGGAGTGACAATTATGGGCATCTACCTGAAACTTGAAGGCTTCGAGCTGACTGCCACAAATGAAGAACTCATCGAACTTGGTTTAAAAATCGCCACACACGCCGAACTCAGTTACGTCAATGACTGGCTGGGATCCCACACGGCACGTATCCACTAG
- a CDS encoding sensor histidine kinase — MQKLNSFFNARQLSEDTTSVSASLQTIRKAIYLFLAIFMMLAEIGLNPAVLWLDQPQLWIVVVFGITLAVSAWKYSAQILYILIFLASSFWPAASHLALPALGVYLICMTWIIHGWFLPAFIALTISQIFFFDIFTSTNDTSDRIISTLVVFLLVTSTSLILKALINHIKTTIYKQNVAQKTGATIRANLAAELHDTIAKDLAQIAITAQNISLNHPHLAHELDPLSHMAQNAAHRIRPIILNLDSHAQQQSLDEAITMSSTMLTTRSITLNIDSESHLDAELDHQTINLTSLFVREAATNALKYAPPNTIVDLIIELSSNTISLTMRNDIAEQNIPTHLTGGYGLANLEQHIHTSGGNLSFFRHDNEWVIIATLPLTQGNHYE; from the coding sequence GTGCAAAAACTTAACAGCTTTTTCAACGCGAGGCAACTATCCGAAGACACCACATCAGTCTCAGCATCACTACAAACGATACGCAAAGCTATCTATCTATTTCTAGCTATTTTCATGATGTTGGCAGAAATCGGATTGAACCCAGCAGTTCTTTGGCTTGACCAGCCACAGTTGTGGATCGTTGTCGTTTTTGGAATTACCCTCGCAGTGAGCGCGTGGAAATATTCGGCACAAATCCTTTACATACTCATTTTCCTCGCGTCATCTTTTTGGCCAGCCGCATCACACCTAGCCTTACCTGCCTTGGGTGTTTATCTGATCTGTATGACCTGGATAATCCATGGATGGTTCTTACCAGCGTTTATCGCGCTCACAATTTCGCAAATATTCTTCTTCGACATTTTCACCTCGACGAATGACACCAGCGATAGAATTATCAGTACACTCGTCGTGTTTCTGCTCGTGACATCTACCAGCTTGATCTTAAAAGCCCTAATAAATCACATTAAAACCACCATATACAAACAAAATGTAGCTCAAAAAACCGGTGCGACTATCCGCGCAAATCTCGCCGCCGAACTTCACGACACGATCGCGAAAGATTTAGCACAGATCGCTATCACTGCACAAAACATTAGCCTGAACCATCCGCATCTAGCCCACGAGCTTGATCCCCTATCCCACATGGCACAAAACGCCGCACACCGGATACGCCCGATAATCCTCAACCTTGACTCGCATGCACAACAGCAAAGCCTCGACGAAGCGATCACCATGTCCTCTACCATGCTCACCACTCGTTCGATCACACTCAATATCGATAGCGAATCTCACCTTGATGCCGAACTAGACCATCAAACCATCAACCTTACTTCACTATTTGTCCGTGAAGCTGCCACTAACGCGCTCAAATACGCACCGCCTAACACTATCGTGGACCTCATCATCGAACTAAGCTCAAACACTATCAGCCTAACCATGCGCAACGACATCGCCGAACAGAATATCCCTACTCACCTCACCGGGGGTTATGGACTAGCAAATCTCGAACAACACATTCACACCAGTGGCGGAAACCTATCCTTCTTCCGCCACGATAACGAATGGGTTATCATCGCCACCCTCCCCCTAACCCAAGGAAATCATTATGAGTGA
- a CDS encoding IS3 family transposase yields the protein MGRVRAGGDNAVMESFFALLQKNVGNRHSWASRGELSVAITDWIEGTYHRNHRQNRLGKQTPIQYEDIIKPAIK from the coding sequence ATGGGGCGTGTGAGAGCTGGTGGGGATAATGCTGTGATGGAATCGTTTTTCGCCTTGCTACAAAAGAACGTAGGCAATCGTCACTCATGGGCGAGTAGGGGCGAGCTTTCAGTAGCGATCACTGACTGGATCGAGGGAACCTATCACCGTAACCACCGGCAAAACCGGCTCGGTAAACAAACACCGATTCAATATGAGGACATCATAAAACCAGCCATCAAATAA
- a CDS encoding FtsX-like permease family protein, with protein MLKEIRDFIPMFVATLSISSISCCLITLSLSTTIAGAQLPTGPAAEQFSVLGGFQMALTIMAILFCVPTIIRLAVEEDSRRIALWQVIGASPSAARLRYVTLACLAAIIGCVLGTVLAMSLWDFYIVLIQKTGLLPADSGYIHQSIWAIVFAPITSLLTVILPLVLTTRSLLKLDPVIAVNGPLANPTERQWVRYLFSFLVTGGMIASYIAISKVPITTSSEILSGLISTYWGIGLGLLLAFGISSKAIVKSTITFIGLFDPVNIFDSWMIALTSAKRRAFRSTAFITPLVLAATSVGLVFGMISQTRNVMSAIGASEESLQASPSSQILLIFSTPVILAAASGVLAVYLTNRSRVHDIALLQVLGCKPSTITFAAFLESLIYLLVASLISTAILFINSLAMGLALSAGPVPGTQSSGIPLETYILLTAGFLLITLFTEFSTLIQSRSLNMQAIVR; from the coding sequence ATGCTGAAAGAGATTCGCGATTTCATTCCAATGTTCGTAGCAACCCTCAGCATTTCCTCCATTTCTTGTTGCCTCATCACGCTATCTCTGAGCACGACTATCGCTGGTGCACAGTTACCAACTGGCCCAGCTGCAGAGCAATTCTCCGTTCTTGGAGGCTTCCAGATGGCGTTGACTATTATGGCAATACTTTTCTGCGTTCCAACTATTATCCGGCTAGCGGTCGAGGAAGATTCGAGAAGAATTGCGCTATGGCAAGTCATTGGCGCTTCTCCATCTGCAGCACGATTACGGTACGTTACTTTAGCCTGCCTTGCGGCTATTATCGGCTGTGTGCTTGGCACTGTACTCGCAATGTCACTATGGGATTTCTACATAGTTCTGATTCAGAAAACTGGACTTCTCCCAGCTGATTCAGGTTACATACATCAAAGCATATGGGCAATCGTGTTCGCACCGATTACATCACTTCTCACCGTCATTCTTCCGTTAGTTTTAACGACTCGCTCTCTACTCAAACTCGATCCTGTTATCGCAGTAAATGGCCCTCTTGCGAATCCAACTGAACGCCAGTGGGTGCGCTATCTTTTCTCTTTCCTCGTGACTGGAGGAATGATCGCATCTTATATAGCAATATCAAAGGTACCTATCACCACCAGCTCTGAGATTCTTAGCGGTTTGATCAGCACTTACTGGGGAATCGGACTTGGGCTATTACTCGCGTTTGGCATATCAAGCAAAGCGATAGTTAAGTCCACAATCACGTTCATTGGACTATTCGACCCAGTTAATATTTTTGATAGCTGGATGATTGCGTTAACCTCTGCGAAGCGCCGAGCATTTCGCTCTACAGCGTTCATCACTCCGCTAGTTTTGGCAGCAACATCAGTCGGCCTAGTATTTGGCATGATCTCCCAAACACGTAACGTAATGTCCGCAATTGGAGCCTCCGAGGAGAGCCTTCAAGCCAGCCCTAGTTCCCAGATTCTATTAATTTTCAGCACACCAGTTATTCTGGCAGCGGCAAGCGGAGTATTAGCTGTCTATTTAACAAACCGTTCTCGAGTGCACGACATTGCACTACTACAGGTTCTCGGTTGCAAGCCTTCGACCATCACATTCGCAGCATTTCTAGAATCCCTTATTTATCTACTTGTCGCATCTTTAATCAGCACAGCAATCCTTTTCATCAACAGTTTAGCTATGGGTTTAGCACTCTCGGCCGGGCCAGTTCCAGGAACACAATCAAGTGGCATACCTCTTGAAACATACATTCTTTTAACCGCTGGATTTTTACTGATAACACTTTTTACCGAATTCTCAACTTTGATTCAATCTCGCTCACTAAACATGCAAGCTATTGTCCGATAA
- a CDS encoding ATP-binding cassette domain-containing protein, whose protein sequence is MKTFDEYPGWLWALRYGFSVSRLWSVISSVLIFAVAFLPAINVVVVRFLSETLIDAKSAMLMLVLTGSLFGTGGALQQIANASSRINALRVNTHAGDQFDRKMTHVPAVLYESEEFMSTVRKARQCISEGHPSSQFQASINIVSAVITAGTLAVALYDLSAKAAFISIFAPIPTALAYAWYGRQEAKYWPIAAEFNRRSVYLQDQFSYYRTGSELATMNATSQLALGAAQSRRDYRKIREKLEGKSVISDSLSGMVTTVLFIVALVFLYRDAQHEVGAVFAGIIGLMSGISAMAGIGYQVGELAISMPANHHLRELLQIDTSKPQESIISDVTSVSVQNVGVRYDDLQAVRDVAFNVEQGSLCALVGENGSGKTTMIKALQGVQNDVSGSILVDGKALNLADSRQWFAFASVHQDYGRYELSVRDFVTLGVPESVISESSIAEAMRFAEAEEFVSALPQGLDSMLGVQWGGSELSGGQWQRLAIARAVLTDAPVWFMDEPTSAVDAPTEQRIFDRLAREAERRIIILSSHRVSTLRGVKNIIVLKNGTVCETGSYQELMENETEFYRMFSTQLETA, encoded by the coding sequence GTGAAAACGTTTGATGAATATCCGGGGTGGTTGTGGGCGTTGCGGTATGGGTTTAGTGTTTCACGATTGTGGAGTGTTATTTCTTCTGTGCTGATTTTCGCGGTTGCGTTTCTTCCGGCTATTAACGTTGTGGTCGTGCGGTTCCTATCGGAGACCTTGATTGATGCGAAGTCTGCAATGCTGATGCTAGTTCTAACGGGATCCTTATTCGGTACTGGAGGAGCACTACAGCAAATAGCGAATGCGTCATCGCGGATAAATGCGCTACGGGTTAATACTCATGCTGGTGATCAATTCGATCGCAAAATGACCCATGTTCCGGCTGTATTATACGAGTCCGAGGAATTTATGAGCACGGTGCGCAAAGCACGCCAATGTATTTCTGAAGGGCATCCGTCCTCACAGTTTCAAGCGTCGATCAATATCGTCAGTGCAGTCATCACTGCGGGAACGTTAGCTGTTGCACTGTACGATTTGAGTGCGAAGGCTGCGTTTATTAGTATTTTTGCTCCGATCCCGACTGCGCTCGCATATGCCTGGTATGGCCGGCAAGAAGCAAAGTATTGGCCTATTGCTGCTGAGTTTAATCGTCGCTCGGTTTATTTGCAGGACCAGTTCTCCTATTATCGTACAGGTTCAGAGTTGGCTACCATGAACGCGACGTCGCAGCTGGCTCTAGGTGCGGCGCAGTCGCGTAGGGATTATCGGAAAATTCGTGAAAAGCTCGAAGGGAAGTCGGTTATTTCTGACTCTCTATCTGGCATGGTAACGACGGTGTTGTTCATCGTCGCTCTGGTGTTCTTGTATCGGGATGCGCAACATGAGGTCGGTGCGGTGTTCGCTGGAATTATTGGCTTGATGAGTGGTATTTCAGCAATGGCTGGAATCGGATATCAAGTAGGTGAGCTCGCTATTTCTATGCCAGCAAATCACCATTTGCGTGAACTGCTCCAGATCGATACGAGCAAACCACAAGAGTCCATCATCAGTGACGTGACTAGTGTGAGTGTTCAGAATGTCGGTGTTCGCTATGATGACCTTCAGGCTGTGCGAGACGTAGCATTCAATGTTGAGCAAGGCTCGTTGTGTGCGTTGGTTGGCGAAAATGGGTCTGGCAAGACAACGATGATCAAAGCACTCCAAGGAGTTCAAAATGACGTGAGTGGGTCAATCCTTGTTGATGGTAAAGCGTTGAACTTAGCAGATTCGCGGCAGTGGTTCGCCTTCGCTTCAGTGCATCAAGACTATGGCAGATACGAGCTATCAGTGCGAGATTTTGTGACGTTGGGTGTGCCAGAATCGGTCATTTCGGAAAGTAGTATTGCTGAGGCGATGCGCTTTGCTGAAGCCGAAGAGTTTGTAAGCGCACTTCCGCAAGGACTGGATTCGATGCTGGGAGTCCAATGGGGTGGAAGTGAGCTCTCTGGTGGGCAATGGCAGCGACTTGCGATTGCACGAGCTGTGCTCACCGACGCTCCAGTTTGGTTCATGGATGAGCCGACGAGCGCGGTGGATGCTCCAACCGAGCAACGCATCTTTGATAGGTTAGCGCGCGAGGCCGAGCGCAGAATCATCATTCTTAGCTCTCACAGAGTCTCCACGCTGCGAGGAGTAAAGAACATCATCGTTCTCAAGAACGGAACAGTGTGTGAAACCGGGTCCTATCAAGAGCTGATGGAAAACGAGACCGAGTTTTATCGCATGTTTAGCACTCAACTCGAAACCGCTTAA
- a CDS encoding response regulator transcription factor, giving the protein MSDTLRLLIADDDEIIREGLANLLDHQEGIAVVATASNGTEALATIAHTQPDIALIDVDMPTLDGIETAKILANDYPHITVVILTAFEHENSLAQSLAANVRGFLTKDIPAPQLATLLKQAHAGMNVLSPRPSHLLTQTYIETQESREDYQEFIDTIENLPHYLRVVFDLVIKAKPNKTIAKTLNLSEATTRSYISELFTLTGFNNRGELTITALKAGY; this is encoded by the coding sequence ATGAGTGACACTCTTCGCCTCCTGATCGCGGACGACGACGAAATAATCCGTGAAGGACTAGCAAATCTACTCGATCACCAAGAGGGTATCGCCGTCGTCGCAACCGCATCGAACGGAACTGAAGCACTTGCGACTATTGCACACACGCAACCCGATATCGCCCTCATTGACGTTGATATGCCCACCCTCGACGGAATTGAAACAGCGAAAATCTTAGCTAACGACTACCCACACATCACCGTCGTCATACTCACCGCGTTCGAACACGAAAACTCTCTCGCACAATCACTAGCAGCAAACGTGCGCGGATTTCTCACAAAAGATATCCCAGCCCCACAACTAGCCACACTACTCAAGCAAGCACATGCAGGTATGAATGTACTCAGCCCGCGTCCCAGCCACCTGTTAACCCAAACCTATATTGAAACCCAAGAAAGCCGGGAAGACTACCAAGAATTCATCGACACAATCGAAAACCTCCCGCACTATCTCAGAGTAGTCTTCGATCTCGTTATCAAAGCAAAACCCAACAAAACAATCGCCAAAACACTCAACCTCAGCGAAGCAACCACCCGCTCCTATATCAGCGAACTATTCACCCTCACCGGTTTTAATAACCGCGGCGAACTCACCATCACCGCACTCAAAGCCGGATACTAG
- a CDS encoding type II toxin-antitoxin system Phd/YefM family antitoxin, which yields MLVNSESMVSMREANQNFSKVARQVESSGPVVIMKNNRPQYIVMRFDDVENAVSIDNQEETVADDVIAQLTHQFADNYEQALRELAK from the coding sequence ATGTTAGTCAATTCTGAATCAATGGTGTCCATGCGTGAGGCAAATCAGAACTTTTCGAAAGTGGCCCGGCAAGTAGAATCGTCCGGGCCAGTGGTCATTATGAAAAACAATCGGCCTCAGTATATTGTGATGCGTTTCGATGACGTAGAAAACGCGGTCAGTATAGATAATCAGGAAGAGACTGTTGCAGACGATGTGATCGCCCAACTAACTCACCAGTTTGCCGATAATTACGAACAGGCACTGCGCGAACTTGCGAAATGA
- a CDS encoding radical SAM protein: MKRGISVGIIITRRCNAHCIHCCFESTPKCSEEIPTETLMQIAHEVASNPIVQTVGISGGEAMLRKQVVLNMIKIVTAQGKKATLTSNGFWGITPRSAREAILELKQAGLAYLTISHDSFHSPFINKARVENIIKACDELNLECCINCATTKSNPLDSSILSIKKKYPQVTIREFPVTPVGAATNLPESELYRSSLPISELNCPSFEPTFHYDGYIYPCCSPAVFGTSLKIGTVDGTPFEEALKTITYNSYFSVIRHEGFGWIYNLAISRGLIPRLEDSIVTDACSVCRALTLTPHVLQSLANDITSRAKFLMQQS; this comes from the coding sequence ATGAAACGTGGTATAAGCGTAGGAATTATCATTACCCGACGATGTAATGCACATTGCATCCACTGCTGCTTCGAATCAACGCCTAAATGTTCAGAGGAGATACCGACAGAAACTCTTATGCAAATTGCGCACGAAGTGGCTTCAAATCCAATAGTCCAAACGGTAGGCATAAGCGGAGGTGAAGCAATGTTACGTAAACAGGTGGTCCTCAACATGATAAAGATCGTGACCGCACAAGGTAAGAAGGCTACCCTAACATCGAATGGTTTTTGGGGAATAACCCCGAGAAGTGCACGAGAGGCCATTTTAGAACTCAAACAAGCTGGACTCGCCTATCTGACTATTAGCCACGACAGCTTCCATTCCCCATTCATCAACAAAGCTCGTGTTGAAAACATCATAAAAGCATGCGATGAATTGAATTTGGAATGTTGCATTAATTGCGCCACAACTAAGAGTAACCCTCTCGATTCTTCCATTCTCTCAATCAAGAAAAAATATCCCCAAGTTACCATAAGGGAATTTCCCGTAACACCAGTCGGCGCTGCCACCAATCTTCCAGAGAGTGAATTGTACAGATCATCACTACCAATTTCGGAGCTAAACTGCCCCAGCTTCGAACCAACTTTTCACTACGATGGGTATATCTACCCATGCTGCTCTCCCGCAGTCTTTGGCACTAGTTTAAAAATCGGAACTGTAGACGGGACGCCTTTTGAAGAAGCACTAAAAACGATTACTTACAATAGCTACTTTTCAGTTATTAGGCATGAAGGTTTTGGCTGGATCTACAATTTAGCAATTTCCAGAGGCCTAATCCCACGCCTTGAAGACTCAATAGTTACAGACGCATGTAGCGTCTGCCGAGCACTAACACTCACCCCACATGTATTACAGAGCCTCGCCAACGATATAACCTCACGCGCGAAATTCCTTATGCAACAAAGTTAG